The Streptomyces luteogriseus genome includes a window with the following:
- a CDS encoding SpoIIE family protein phosphatase, whose translation MAISASVPGEGSGAPPEGLVHEVATATAVVDRHGIVTGWSEGARRLLGYRASEVIGRPGSALLADGPPPETLRSLLTPPRWSGRATLLHREGQALTVNLLAHLRQDGESHGEWLLLTAVGRPGVSPDGDAFLRRSFTQSTCTTALYDTGLRLVRANADMERVIGLSEEAMRGLRVSEIVHHPQADRTEEAMRRALDTGERQDLQVSLQLAGHERPSVWSESLAPVRDGDGRIEGVLLSAHDMTEQHVARQRLVLLNEASLRIGSTLDLVRTAQELADVAVPRLADFVTVDLLPSIDDGDDPPAGSPHGPVRLRRVAHQSVLEGCPEAVVPNGTVAVYPDKSAAAECLAAGRPLIQRITGEAMADVLRQTPERGERMRRFGFHSVLAVPMRARGLTLGVATFSRHRNPEPFEQDDLLLGQEITDRAGLCIDNARRFTRERATSLTLQSSLLPQRLPEQSALDVASRYLPATAQAGVGGDWFDVIPLSGARVALVVGDVVGHGIQASATMGRLRTAVRTLADVDLPPDELLTHLDDLVSHLAAGADSTGDIGATCLYAVYDPVSRHCSLARAGHPVPALVTPDGQAEFLDVPSGLPLGLGGLPFEALERELPVGSVLALYTDGLLEAGSRDIDDGMDTFLRILRTSDPALEDTCDAVLRAMLPERPADDVALLVARTRALDTSHVASWDVPADTAAVAVARKNACRQLAEWGLDACAFVTELVASELVTNAIRHAEPPIQLRLIYDRTLICEVSDGSTTAPHMRRARTYDEGGRGLLLVAQTCQGWGARHTTNGKVIWAEQTLPDV comes from the coding sequence CCCCGCCGGAAACCCTGAGATCCCTGCTCACGCCCCCCAGGTGGAGCGGACGGGCGACGCTGCTGCACCGCGAGGGACAAGCCCTCACCGTGAACCTCCTGGCTCACCTCCGCCAGGACGGAGAGAGCCACGGAGAGTGGCTGCTGCTCACGGCGGTCGGCCGCCCCGGGGTGAGCCCCGACGGCGACGCGTTCCTCAGACGGAGCTTCACCCAGTCCACCTGCACGACGGCGCTGTACGACACCGGCTTGCGGCTGGTCAGGGCCAACGCGGACATGGAACGGGTGATCGGCCTGTCCGAGGAGGCGATGCGCGGACTACGGGTCTCGGAGATCGTGCACCACCCGCAGGCCGACCGCACCGAAGAGGCCATGCGGCGAGCCCTGGACACTGGTGAGCGGCAGGATCTCCAGGTCTCGCTGCAGCTCGCGGGCCATGAACGCCCCAGTGTGTGGAGCGAGTCCCTCGCCCCGGTACGGGACGGCGACGGCCGGATCGAAGGGGTGCTGCTCTCGGCGCACGACATGACCGAGCAGCACGTGGCCCGGCAGCGGCTGGTCCTGCTGAACGAGGCCAGCCTGCGCATCGGCAGCACGCTCGACCTCGTCCGCACCGCGCAGGAACTCGCCGACGTGGCCGTACCCCGGCTCGCCGACTTCGTCACCGTCGACCTGCTGCCGTCCATCGACGACGGCGACGACCCGCCCGCCGGCTCCCCGCACGGTCCCGTGCGGCTGCGCCGCGTCGCCCACCAGTCGGTCCTCGAAGGCTGTCCCGAGGCCGTCGTCCCGAACGGGACCGTGGCCGTCTACCCGGACAAGTCGGCGGCGGCCGAGTGCCTGGCCGCCGGCCGGCCGCTGATCCAGCGGATCACCGGCGAGGCCATGGCGGACGTGCTGCGCCAGACCCCCGAGCGAGGGGAACGGATGCGGCGGTTCGGGTTCCACTCGGTCCTGGCCGTGCCCATGAGAGCGCGCGGCCTCACCCTGGGAGTGGCCACCTTCTCCCGTCACCGGAACCCGGAACCCTTCGAACAGGACGACCTGCTGCTCGGCCAGGAGATCACCGACAGAGCCGGCCTCTGCATCGACAACGCCCGCCGGTTCACCCGGGAGCGCGCCACCTCGCTCACCCTGCAGAGCAGCCTCCTGCCGCAACGACTGCCCGAACAGTCGGCCCTCGACGTCGCCTCCCGCTACCTGCCCGCCACCGCACAGGCAGGGGTGGGCGGCGACTGGTTCGACGTCATCCCGCTGTCCGGGGCCCGCGTCGCGCTGGTCGTCGGCGATGTGGTCGGCCACGGCATCCAGGCCTCGGCGACCATGGGGCGGCTGCGGACCGCCGTGCGGACCCTCGCCGACGTCGACCTCCCTCCCGACGAGCTGCTCACCCACCTGGACGACCTCGTCAGCCACCTGGCCGCGGGCGCCGACAGCACCGGCGACATCGGCGCCACCTGCCTGTACGCCGTCTACGACCCGGTCTCCCGCCACTGCTCCCTGGCACGGGCCGGGCATCCCGTCCCGGCGCTGGTGACGCCGGACGGACAAGCGGAGTTCCTCGACGTTCCCTCGGGACTTCCCCTGGGGCTCGGCGGTCTGCCCTTCGAGGCCCTCGAACGGGAGCTGCCCGTAGGCAGCGTCCTCGCGCTGTACACCGACGGTCTCCTCGAGGCCGGGTCCCGTGACATCGACGACGGCATGGACACGTTCCTCCGGATTCTGCGGACCTCCGACCCCGCACTCGAGGACACCTGCGACGCGGTCCTGCGAGCCATGCTTCCGGAACGGCCGGCCGACGACGTGGCCCTGCTCGTGGCCCGCACCCGCGCTCTCGACACCTCCCACGTGGCGTCCTGGGACGTGCCGGCCGACACCGCCGCCGTCGCCGTGGCACGCAAGAACGCGTGCCGGCAACTGGCCGAGTGGGGCCTCGACGCGTGCGCGTTCGTCACCGAGCTGGTGGCCAGCGAGCTGGTCACCAACGCCATCCGGCATGCCGAGCCCCCCATCCAGCTGAGGCTGATCTACGACCGGACCCTCATCTGCGAGGTGTCGGACGGCAGTACCACCGCCCCGCACATGCGGCGGGCCCGCACCTACGACGAGGGCGGCCGGGGGCTGCTCCTGGTGGCCCAGACGTGCCAGGGCTGGGGCGCCAGGCACACGACCAACGGCAAGGTCATCTGGGCGGAGCAGACACTCCCCGATGTCTGA